A window of the Streptomyces sp. JB150 genome harbors these coding sequences:
- a CDS encoding S1 family peptidase: MRIKRTTPRSGISRRTRLTAVSAGLVAAAAIAIPNANASESTTFSATELKSAGASVLKADVPGTAWAVDSKNNRVLVTVDSTVSQAEIAKIKKQAGAHADALTIKRTPGKFTKLIEGGDAIYASSWRCSLGFNVQASNGTQYFLTAGHCTDGAGTWYSNSGRTTVLGTTTGSSFPGNDYGIVRYTNTSVSKPGTANGVDITRAATPSVGTTVIRDGSTTGTHSGRVTALNATVNYGGGDIVSGLIQTNVCAEPGDSGGPLYGSNGTAYGLTSGGSGNCSTGGTTFFQPVTEALSAYGVNVY, translated from the coding sequence GTGAGGATCAAGCGCACCACCCCGCGCAGCGGCATCTCGAGACGGACCCGGCTGACCGCCGTCTCCGCCGGACTCGTGGCCGCAGCCGCGATCGCGATCCCCAACGCGAACGCGTCCGAGTCCACCACGTTCAGCGCCACCGAGCTGAAGAGCGCCGGCGCCTCGGTGCTCAAGGCCGACGTCCCGGGCACCGCCTGGGCCGTCGACAGCAAGAACAACCGCGTGCTCGTGACCGTCGACAGCACGGTCTCCCAGGCCGAGATCGCGAAGATCAAGAAGCAGGCCGGTGCCCACGCCGACGCGCTCACCATCAAGCGCACCCCCGGCAAGTTCACCAAGCTGATCGAGGGCGGCGACGCCATCTACGCGAGCAGCTGGCGCTGCTCCCTCGGCTTCAACGTCCAGGCCAGCAACGGCACCCAGTACTTCCTGACCGCCGGTCACTGCACCGACGGCGCGGGCACCTGGTACTCCAACTCCGGGCGCACCACCGTCCTGGGCACCACCACGGGCTCCAGCTTCCCGGGCAACGACTACGGCATCGTCCGCTACACCAACACGTCGGTGAGCAAGCCCGGCACCGCGAACGGTGTGGACATCACGCGCGCGGCGACCCCGTCCGTGGGCACCACCGTCATCCGGGACGGCTCCACCACCGGCACGCACAGCGGCCGCGTCACCGCGCTGAACGCGACCGTCAACTACGGCGGCGGCGACATCGTCTCCGGTCTGATCCAGACCAACGTCTGCGCCGAGCCCGGCGACTCCGGCGGCCCGCTGTACGGCAGCAACGGCACCGCGTACGGTCTCACCTCCGGCGGCAGCGGCAACTGCTCCACCGGCGGTACGACCTTCTTCCAGCCGGTCACCGAGGCCCTGAGCGCCTACGGCGTCAACGTGTACTGA